One Amycolatopsis sp. NBC_00355 genomic window carries:
- a CDS encoding TIGR03620 family F420-dependent LLM class oxidoreductase, protein MSAIGNMPLGRYGIWTFDFEDQPASLARDTAQELEGLGWRAVWIPERDGREALTHAGFLLASTRRLAVVNGIAQIWSREPRWTRGAALLLADAYPDRHLLGLGIGAGRPGTAGPLRAMNDYLDALDALDAATNANPAPAAPMRRVLAAYGPKMLGLARDRSAGAHTYHVTPRHTAQAREILGERPFLGVEHAVLFETDPGRAREIARAHLRPYLTQKYNVAKFRRLGYTEADLDGGRGSDRLVDDLVFWGDLDTIAARLEEHLDAGADHVAVQVVGIGPGRSALPHWRQLAEALLPVGAVA, encoded by the coding sequence ATGAGTGCGATCGGCAACATGCCCCTGGGCCGCTACGGGATCTGGACGTTCGACTTCGAGGACCAGCCGGCGAGCCTGGCCCGCGACACCGCGCAGGAGCTGGAAGGCCTCGGCTGGCGGGCGGTCTGGATCCCCGAGCGCGACGGCCGCGAAGCCCTCACCCACGCCGGTTTCCTGCTCGCCTCCACCCGGCGCTTGGCCGTCGTCAACGGGATCGCCCAGATCTGGTCCCGTGAGCCGCGGTGGACGCGCGGCGCGGCCCTGCTGCTGGCCGACGCCTACCCGGACCGCCACCTGCTCGGCCTCGGCATCGGCGCCGGGCGCCCCGGCACGGCCGGCCCGCTGCGGGCGATGAACGACTACCTCGACGCCCTGGACGCCCTGGACGCGGCCACGAACGCCAATCCCGCGCCCGCCGCGCCGATGCGGCGCGTCCTGGCCGCGTACGGCCCGAAAATGCTCGGACTGGCCCGCGACCGCTCGGCCGGCGCGCACACCTACCACGTGACACCGCGGCACACGGCGCAAGCGCGGGAGATCCTGGGCGAGCGCCCGTTCCTCGGCGTCGAACACGCCGTCCTCTTCGAGACCGACCCGGGCCGGGCGCGCGAGATCGCCCGGGCGCACCTGCGCCCGTACCTGACGCAGAAGTACAACGTGGCCAAGTTCCGGCGGCTCGGGTACACCGAAGCCGACCTCGACGGCGGCCGCGGCAGCGACCGGCTCGTCGACGACCTGGTGTTCTGGGGCGACCTCGACACGATCGCCGCCCGGCTCGAAGAACACCTCGACGCGGGCGCGGACCACGTCGCCGTCCAGGTCGTCGGGATCGGACCCGGCCGGTCCGCGCTGCCGCACTGGCGGCAGCTCGCCGAGGCGCTGCTACCCGTCGGCGCCGTCGCGTAG
- a CDS encoding alpha/beta hydrolase translates to MSPQNAVDPVLPGDITARARDLGPFESPFIWLAFATAAVAVLAAVLLLAHRRRGRRWGFTAFGVLLLLAAVTAVNSYVGYVRTSDDLARLLQRGPGLVNLAGRLLDDDKGAPESEPTGHGGTGVATAGQRIDVVPLPDPAHGVPSGSNYVILPPGYGDPANAARRYPVVYLIHGYPFGGPRDWLTSGDAPGTLQALQQAAVIAPMIVVSVDLTAGVPSTDWECLDVPGGPQLETYLARTVVPAIDSRYRTLADRAHRALGGMSGGGFGALNIGLHHVDEFATLVIALPYDDLNDSVGVLGGDQAAIAANTPRRYLPTMKFPAPISVMLAVGTGAPTDVTTAHRIADALHARGQEAVVHAERGFNHTWHTARATLPYLLAFADQAFRQPPAAS, encoded by the coding sequence ATGAGCCCGCAGAACGCCGTCGACCCGGTACTGCCGGGCGACATCACGGCCCGCGCCCGCGACCTCGGGCCGTTCGAATCGCCGTTCATCTGGCTCGCGTTCGCCACGGCCGCGGTCGCCGTCCTCGCCGCGGTGCTCCTGCTCGCGCACCGGCGCCGCGGCCGCCGCTGGGGGTTCACCGCGTTCGGCGTCCTCCTGCTGCTGGCGGCCGTCACGGCGGTGAACAGCTACGTCGGGTACGTGCGCACCTCCGACGACCTCGCCCGGCTGCTCCAGCGCGGCCCCGGCCTCGTCAACCTCGCCGGCCGCCTGCTCGACGACGACAAGGGCGCGCCGGAGTCCGAACCGACGGGGCACGGCGGGACCGGCGTCGCGACCGCGGGCCAGAGGATCGACGTCGTCCCGCTCCCCGACCCGGCGCACGGCGTCCCCTCGGGCAGCAACTACGTCATCCTGCCGCCCGGTTACGGCGACCCGGCCAACGCCGCCCGCCGCTACCCCGTCGTCTACCTGATCCACGGCTACCCGTTCGGCGGCCCGCGCGACTGGCTGACCTCCGGCGACGCCCCCGGCACCCTCCAGGCGCTGCAGCAGGCCGCCGTGATCGCGCCGATGATCGTGGTCAGCGTGGACCTGACCGCCGGCGTCCCCAGCACCGACTGGGAGTGCCTCGACGTCCCCGGCGGCCCGCAGCTGGAGACCTACCTCGCCCGCACCGTCGTCCCGGCGATCGACAGCCGCTACCGCACGCTGGCCGACCGCGCCCACCGCGCCCTCGGCGGCATGTCCGGCGGCGGCTTCGGCGCGCTCAACATCGGCCTGCACCACGTCGACGAGTTCGCCACCCTGGTCATCGCCCTGCCCTACGACGACCTCAACGACTCCGTCGGGGTCCTCGGCGGTGACCAGGCCGCCATCGCCGCCAACACCCCGCGCCGCTACCTGCCCACGATGAAGTTCCCCGCTCCGATCTCCGTGATGCTCGCCGTCGGCACCGGCGCGCCCACCGACGTCACCACGGCCCACCGCATCGCCGACGCGCTCCACGCCCGCGGCCAGGAGGCGGTCGTCCACGCCGAACGCGGCTTCAACCACACGTGGCACACCGCCCGGGCCACCCTGCCGTACCTGCTGGCCTTCGCCGACCAGGCCTTCCGGCAGCCGCCCGCCGCGTCCTGA
- the prcB gene encoding proteasome subunit beta, producing the protein MDNTRGISGPALPGAYFSSATSSFSDFLRVQAPELLPERRMSGGAGDLGVPHGTTIVALTFASGVLIAGDRRATSGNLIASRDMEKVHVTDEYSAVGIAGTAGLAVEMVRLYAVELAHYEKIEGVSLSLDGKTNKLAGMVKANLEMAMAGLAAIPLFVGYDLEAEDARHAGRIVSYDAAGGRYEENGGYAGIGSGSLFAKSALKKLHDPDADVESATRVAVEALYDAADDDTASGLPDLVRRIFPSVVTITAEHGAVQLPESETAAVAEAVIAGRIERQQRRLS; encoded by the coding sequence ATGGACAACACCAGGGGCATCTCGGGTCCCGCTCTGCCGGGGGCGTACTTCTCGTCGGCGACGTCGTCGTTTTCGGACTTCCTGCGGGTGCAGGCGCCGGAACTGCTTCCGGAGCGCCGGATGTCCGGTGGTGCGGGCGACCTGGGCGTACCGCACGGGACGACGATCGTCGCCTTGACCTTCGCGAGCGGGGTGCTGATCGCGGGTGACCGGCGGGCGACGTCGGGGAACCTGATCGCGAGCCGCGACATGGAGAAGGTGCACGTCACCGACGAGTATTCGGCGGTGGGCATCGCGGGCACGGCCGGGCTGGCCGTGGAGATGGTGCGGCTCTACGCGGTGGAGCTCGCGCACTACGAGAAGATCGAGGGCGTTTCGCTGTCGCTGGACGGCAAGACGAACAAGCTGGCCGGGATGGTCAAGGCGAACCTCGAGATGGCGATGGCCGGGCTGGCCGCGATCCCGCTCTTCGTCGGTTACGACCTGGAGGCCGAGGACGCCAGGCACGCCGGCCGGATCGTGTCGTACGACGCCGCGGGCGGGCGCTACGAGGAGAACGGCGGCTACGCCGGGATCGGCTCGGGTTCGCTGTTCGCGAAATCCGCGCTGAAGAAGCTGCACGACCCGGACGCCGACGTCGAGAGCGCCACGCGGGTGGCGGTCGAGGCGCTGTACGACGCGGCGGACGACGACACCGCTTCGGGCCTGCCGGACCTGGTGCGCCGGATCTTCCCGTCGGTCGTGACGATCACCGCCGAGCACGGGGCCGTGCAGCTGCCGGAGTCGGAGACCGCCGCGGTGGCGGAGGCCGTGATCGCCGGGCGGATCGAGCGCCAGCAGCGCCGGCTGTCCTGA
- a CDS encoding NUDIX domain-containing protein, whose product MPGSDELVALYDQAGSVVGETLRSRLRSEGLWHAAGVVLVRSGDGNAVYVHLRTATKDVFPSTWDCWAGGVVAAGESPAGCARRELAEELGVRGVEPVPLFTKVYDDGHNRCHNFAFEVRWDGPIHHQAEEIVEGRWLPLAELRAWIDDPAPALPFIPDGREGVREWFRRYG is encoded by the coding sequence ATGCCAGGCAGTGACGAACTCGTTGCCCTCTATGACCAGGCCGGCTCCGTCGTCGGCGAGACGCTGCGGAGCCGCCTCCGCAGCGAGGGCCTGTGGCACGCCGCCGGCGTCGTGCTGGTCCGTTCGGGTGACGGAAACGCGGTCTACGTGCACCTCCGCACCGCCACGAAGGACGTGTTCCCGTCCACCTGGGACTGCTGGGCCGGCGGGGTCGTCGCCGCCGGCGAGTCCCCGGCCGGGTGCGCCCGCCGCGAACTGGCCGAAGAACTCGGCGTCCGAGGGGTGGAACCCGTTCCGCTGTTCACGAAGGTGTACGACGACGGCCACAACCGCTGCCACAACTTCGCCTTCGAGGTCCGCTGGGACGGCCCGATCCACCACCAGGCCGAAGAGATCGTCGAAGGCCGCTGGCTCCCCCTGGCCGAGCTGCGCGCCTGGATCGACGACCCGGCGCCGGCGCTCCCGTTCATCCCCGACGGCCGCGAAGGCGTCCGGGAATGGTTCCGCCGCTACGGCTGA
- the prcA gene encoding proteasome subunit alpha — protein MTMPLYASPEQLMRERSELARKGIARGRSVVVLKYAGGVLFVAENPSATLHKVSEIYDRIGFAAVGRYSEFENLRVAGIRHADLKGYQYDRRDVSARALANAYAATLGSIFTEQLKPFEVEVCVAEVGASAAEDQLYRLTYDGSIFDEPQYIVMGGQNEKIAAKLKETFEDGLDLQAALGVAVDALRTPIQPAATASTSAGSSSSSSTSAAGTSANVNTETDPPIKLEVAVLDRERPRRAFRRLTGTALDALLPVPDPQGAEPEKPEGE, from the coding sequence GTGACGATGCCGTTGTATGCCTCTCCCGAGCAGCTGATGCGGGAGCGTTCCGAGCTGGCGCGCAAGGGCATCGCGCGCGGCCGGAGCGTGGTGGTGCTGAAGTACGCGGGCGGCGTGCTGTTCGTGGCGGAGAACCCGTCGGCGACGCTGCACAAGGTGTCCGAGATCTACGACCGGATCGGTTTCGCCGCCGTCGGGCGCTACAGCGAGTTCGAGAACCTGCGGGTCGCCGGGATCCGGCACGCGGACCTCAAGGGCTACCAGTACGACCGGCGTGACGTGAGCGCGCGGGCGCTGGCGAACGCGTACGCGGCCACGCTGGGCAGCATCTTCACCGAGCAGCTGAAGCCGTTCGAGGTCGAGGTCTGCGTGGCGGAGGTCGGCGCGAGCGCGGCGGAGGACCAGCTGTACCGGCTGACCTACGACGGGTCGATCTTCGACGAGCCGCAGTACATCGTGATGGGCGGCCAGAACGAGAAGATCGCGGCGAAGCTGAAGGAGACGTTCGAGGACGGCCTGGACCTGCAGGCGGCGCTCGGCGTGGCGGTGGACGCGTTGCGCACGCCGATCCAGCCGGCCGCGACGGCGTCCACGTCGGCCGGATCGTCGTCGTCCTCTTCGACGTCGGCGGCGGGCACGTCGGCGAACGTCAACACCGAGACCGACCCGCCGATCAAGCTGGAGGTCGCCGTGCTGGACCGCGAGCGCCCGCGGCGCGCGTTCCGCCGCCTCACGGGAACGGCGCTGGACGCGCTGCTGCCGGTGCCGGACCCCCAGGGTGCCGAGCCGGAGAAGCCCGAAGGCGAATAG
- the dop gene encoding depupylase/deamidase Dop → MRRIMGTEVEYGISVPGDATANPVLTSTQVVLAYAAAADIPRARRARWDYEVESPLRDARGFDLTGPGGPGHDPDVEDLGAANVILTNGARLYVDHAHPEYSAPEVTNARDAVIWDKAGERVMEEAALKAASVPGQPPLQLYKNNVDGKGASYGTHENYLCARSTPFTAIIAGLTPFFVSRQVFTGSGRVGIGQQSEEAGFQLSQRADYIEVEVGLETTLKRGIINTRDEPHADADKYRRLHVIIGDANMSEYSTYLKVGTTALVLDLIESGIRFDDLKLDEPVKAVHQISHDPTLKAQVALANGKKYTGLDLQFAYHEIASQNLERTGADEASKEVLRVWGEILDALARDPQECADRLDWPAKLRLLEGYRQRDSLAWGAPRLRLVDLQYSDVRLAKGLYNRLVTRGSMKRLVTEEEVLAAVTTPPSDTRAYFRGRALEKYASSIAAASWDSVIFDVGKESLVRIPTLEPLRGTKAHVGKLLDNAATAEELVEALTGSD, encoded by the coding sequence ATGCGGCGGATCATGGGAACCGAAGTCGAGTACGGCATCTCGGTGCCGGGCGACGCGACGGCGAACCCGGTACTCACCTCGACCCAGGTCGTGCTGGCCTACGCGGCCGCGGCCGACATCCCGCGCGCCCGGCGGGCCCGGTGGGACTACGAGGTGGAGTCCCCCTTGCGGGACGCGCGCGGGTTCGACCTGACCGGCCCCGGCGGGCCGGGGCACGACCCGGACGTCGAGGACCTGGGCGCGGCGAACGTCATCCTGACCAACGGGGCGCGGTTGTACGTCGACCACGCGCACCCGGAGTACTCGGCGCCCGAGGTGACCAACGCGCGCGACGCGGTCATCTGGGACAAGGCCGGCGAACGGGTGATGGAGGAGGCGGCGCTCAAGGCGGCGTCCGTGCCGGGACAGCCCCCGCTCCAGCTCTACAAGAACAACGTCGACGGCAAGGGCGCCAGCTACGGCACGCACGAGAACTACCTGTGCGCGCGGTCGACGCCGTTCACCGCGATCATCGCCGGGCTGACGCCGTTCTTCGTGTCGCGGCAGGTCTTCACCGGGTCGGGCCGGGTCGGGATCGGCCAGCAGAGTGAAGAGGCCGGGTTCCAGCTCTCCCAGCGTGCGGACTACATCGAGGTCGAGGTCGGCCTGGAGACCACGCTGAAGCGCGGGATCATCAACACGCGGGACGAGCCGCACGCGGACGCGGACAAGTACCGGCGGCTGCACGTCATCATCGGCGACGCGAACATGTCCGAGTACTCGACCTACCTCAAGGTCGGCACGACGGCGCTGGTGCTGGACCTGATCGAGTCCGGTATCCGGTTCGACGACCTGAAGCTGGACGAGCCGGTCAAGGCCGTGCACCAGATCAGCCACGACCCGACGCTGAAGGCGCAGGTCGCGCTGGCCAACGGCAAGAAGTACACCGGGCTGGACCTGCAGTTCGCCTACCACGAGATCGCGTCGCAGAACCTGGAGCGCACGGGCGCGGACGAGGCCTCGAAGGAGGTCCTGCGGGTCTGGGGCGAGATCCTGGACGCGCTGGCCCGGGACCCGCAGGAGTGCGCGGACCGGCTGGACTGGCCGGCCAAGCTGCGGCTGCTGGAGGGGTACCGCCAGCGGGACAGTCTCGCCTGGGGCGCGCCGCGGCTGCGCCTGGTGGACCTGCAGTACTCGGACGTGCGGCTGGCGAAGGGCCTGTACAACCGGCTGGTCACGCGGGGCTCGATGAAGCGGCTGGTGACCGAGGAAGAGGTGCTGGCCGCGGTGACCACCCCGCCGTCGGACACGCGGGCCTACTTCCGGGGCCGGGCGCTGGAGAAGTACGCGAGCTCGATCGCGGCGGCGTCGTGGGACTCGGTCATCTTCGACGTCGGCAAGGAGTCGCTGGTGCGGATCCCGACGTTGGAGCCGTTGCGGGGGACCAAGGCGCACGTCGGCAAGTTGCTGGACAACGCGGCGACGGCGGAGGAGCTGGTGGAGGCACTCACCGGTTCGGACTAG
- a CDS encoding class I SAM-dependent methyltransferase, with the protein MDLETHYTTGPAETSRLARTPHGRLEYLRTRELLRRFLPGRARVLDVGGGTGVHAAWLAGDGHPVDLIDVVPSHVDTAAALPGVTARIGDARHLPAADETYDVVLLLGPLYHLIDAEDRARALAEARRVLRPGGLLAAAGISRYLSLLETGAAGTLTADLVTPIHEVVTSGAYDGHVGFVPTHWHTAAELHGEVTTAGFADAVVHGVEGPAWPALDAAGLTAFDSRVEAALRAARLAEQDPHLVHTSAHLLAIARRPA; encoded by the coding sequence ATGGATCTCGAAACGCACTACACGACCGGCCCGGCCGAAACCTCCCGGCTCGCACGCACGCCCCACGGCAGGCTCGAATACCTGCGCACCCGGGAACTGCTGCGGCGGTTCCTCCCCGGCCGAGCCCGGGTGCTCGACGTCGGCGGCGGCACCGGCGTGCACGCCGCGTGGCTCGCCGGCGACGGGCACCCGGTGGACCTGATCGACGTCGTGCCGTCCCACGTGGACACCGCCGCGGCCCTTCCCGGTGTCACGGCCCGGATCGGCGACGCCCGGCACCTCCCCGCGGCCGACGAGACCTACGACGTGGTCCTGCTCCTCGGACCGCTCTACCACCTGATCGACGCCGAGGACCGCGCTCGCGCGCTCGCCGAGGCCCGGCGGGTCCTGCGCCCGGGCGGCCTGCTCGCGGCCGCGGGGATCAGCCGTTACCTGTCCCTGCTCGAAACGGGCGCCGCGGGCACCCTCACCGCCGACCTGGTGACGCCGATCCACGAGGTCGTCACCAGCGGCGCCTACGACGGCCACGTCGGCTTCGTGCCGACCCACTGGCACACGGCCGCCGAACTCCACGGCGAAGTCACGACCGCGGGGTTCGCCGACGCCGTCGTCCACGGCGTCGAGGGCCCGGCCTGGCCCGCGCTCGACGCAGCCGGGCTCACCGCGTTCGACAGCCGCGTCGAGGCCGCCTTGCGCGCCGCGCGGCTCGCCGAGCAGGACCCGCACCTCGTGCACACCAGCGCGCACCTGCTCGCGATCGCCCGTCGGCCGGCCTGA
- a CDS encoding ubiquitin-like protein Pup yields the protein MAQEKIEKHGGGDSDEEFDDTGAAGQERREKLGEDVDTILDEIDDVLEENAEDFVRAYVQKGGE from the coding sequence ATGGCCCAGGAAAAGATCGAAAAGCACGGCGGCGGCGACTCCGACGAGGAGTTCGACGACACCGGCGCGGCGGGTCAGGAACGGCGCGAGAAGCTCGGCGAGGACGTCGACACGATCCTCGACGAGATCGACGACGTGCTGGAGGAGAACGCCGAGGACTTCGTCCGGGCCTACGTCCAGAAGGGTGGCGAGTAG
- a CDS encoding aldo/keto reductase, producing the protein MRTSAMERVDRIALGLAALGRPAYINLGRDGALPAVRDVASMRAATFAVLDDAYAAGVRRVDVARSYGRAEEFLAGWLDERGHLDVVVSSKWGYAYVGDWRLDADVHEVKEHSATRFAAQWAETLALLGDRVSLYQVHSLTVDSPLFTDEPLIEALAELSANGVEVGFSTSGPAQADAIERAFALEVAGRPVFSAVQSTWNLLEPSAGAALAAAHAAGNRVLVKETLANGRLAVEAPRAVREVAAAHGTGPDAVAVAAVLANGWADTAVIGPASGPQLAANLRATTLSLSTDEEAALAGLAENPGEYWRHRSSLGWD; encoded by the coding sequence ATGAGGACCTCCGCCATGGAACGCGTCGATCGCATCGCACTCGGCCTCGCGGCGCTGGGCCGGCCCGCGTACATCAACCTGGGGCGGGACGGGGCGCTGCCGGCCGTGCGGGACGTCGCGTCGATGCGGGCCGCGACGTTCGCGGTGCTGGACGACGCGTACGCCGCGGGGGTCCGGCGGGTCGACGTCGCCCGGTCCTACGGGCGTGCGGAGGAGTTCCTGGCCGGTTGGCTCGACGAGCGCGGGCACCTCGACGTCGTCGTCTCCAGCAAGTGGGGCTACGCCTACGTCGGCGACTGGCGGCTCGACGCCGACGTGCACGAGGTGAAGGAGCATTCGGCGACGCGGTTCGCCGCGCAATGGGCGGAAACCCTGGCGTTGCTGGGGGACCGGGTGAGCCTCTACCAGGTGCATTCGCTCACTGTGGACAGTCCACTGTTCACCGACGAGCCGCTGATCGAGGCGCTGGCGGAACTTTCCGCGAACGGCGTCGAGGTCGGGTTCTCGACGTCGGGACCGGCGCAGGCGGACGCGATCGAGCGGGCGTTCGCGCTGGAAGTGGCCGGGCGGCCGGTGTTCTCCGCGGTGCAGTCGACGTGGAACCTGCTGGAGCCGTCGGCGGGGGCCGCGCTGGCGGCGGCGCACGCGGCCGGGAACCGGGTCCTGGTCAAGGAAACCCTGGCCAACGGCCGGCTCGCGGTCGAGGCGCCGCGCGCGGTGCGCGAGGTCGCCGCGGCGCACGGGACCGGTCCGGACGCGGTCGCCGTGGCGGCGGTGCTGGCGAACGGCTGGGCGGACACGGCGGTCATCGGCCCGGCGAGCGGGCCGCAGCTGGCGGCGAACCTGCGCGCCACCACGCTTTCCCTGAGCACGGACGAGGAAGCCGCGCTGGCCGGACTGGCGGAGAATCCGGGGGAGTACTGGCGTCACCGGTCCTCTCTGGGCTGGGACTGA
- a CDS encoding ArsR/SmtB family transcription factor, giving the protein MTTHAGSPPEVEQLLDVFKALANPVRLRILGWLRDPVENFREERGPVEVEAGVCVTHIQAKAGLAQSTVSAYMASLQRAGLVRATRLGKWTHYRRDEERIARIVEILGHSL; this is encoded by the coding sequence ATGACGACGCACGCCGGTTCGCCGCCGGAGGTCGAGCAGCTGCTCGACGTGTTCAAGGCGCTCGCGAACCCGGTGCGGCTGCGGATCCTCGGGTGGCTGCGGGATCCGGTGGAGAACTTCCGCGAGGAGCGCGGGCCGGTGGAGGTCGAGGCCGGGGTGTGCGTGACCCACATCCAGGCGAAGGCCGGGCTGGCCCAGTCGACGGTCTCGGCCTACATGGCGTCGCTGCAGCGCGCCGGGCTGGTCCGCGCGACGCGGCTCGGGAAGTGGACGCACTACCGGCGCGACGAAGAGCGGATCGCCCGGATCGTCGAGATCCTCGGCCACTCCCTCTGA